In the Corythoichthys intestinalis isolate RoL2023-P3 chromosome 12, ASM3026506v1, whole genome shotgun sequence genome, one interval contains:
- the f5 gene encoding coagulation factor V, with protein MRLRVLTGDPDLLVTLLLSLLAFSSVHVEANQQELTKKRQYYIAAVEIDWNYSGNNTQGFSQTYKKVVFREYEKGFTREKVHDPSLGLLGPTLRAEEGEILVVTFRNLASEAHNLHPHGIAYGKQSEGARYFDNTSLKEQEDDVVKPGCEHVYHWEVTPEVSPKPDDPTCLTYSYISHLNLVEDFNSGLVGALLICKNGSLDESGMQAGTKQELVLLFGVFDERESIYKPKDASLNHVHFTINGYTKGALPGLSLCAYSSANLYLLAMSAEPELFSVHVSGQVLQHMRHKVSSLGLISGSSATAKMVPMHIGRWMLSTHVLKHIEAGMHAFLDVKECEGIKAPKHQMTFKQRRESTEWVYYIAAEEVVWDYAPTMPEHIDESYKLQYLQQSPTRIGRKYKKAVFTLYNKSFTERIENKQRKSELGILGPVIRAQVRDVIKIVFKNMASRPYSIYPHGLTIEKSDEGVNYPEGGNKTHAVQPGETYTYVWQVKEEDGPLKGDSRCLTRMYHSAVNTPRDIASGLIGPLLICKSQSLNVRNVQVKSDKEQQAMFAVFDENKSWYLDDNIRQFCDRSRVDKADADFYNSNVMHTINGYVYESGPLLGFCNGEVATWHVSSVGSQDYIQTATVYGHPFELNNRMEDILSLYPMTGETITMRMENPGVWLLASLNSHETSKGMHLKFQDVECFRDHHYEYSDYDELDKNQFNILNLPSKNEILNKKAEELKPKDPTTPSTTVTDELTEMFAAELGLRSLKNQAPADSVEKLDLSFLDYDAVDVSDKKATIRTKSSIYSSPSIPGDEGPNSSVSGLPSRFNGSLSKTNETKLNNTTASSKFGNKSIGAINQTETALSKVAENSHLDRSNRTLNKPQFSNVSSTAGNLISDDFNVSESSKEVFIFLKNNHTEMIKTTSVKTDVHNWTYDGTHEKVPAEIPDHMAKYFKKETPKPKKITKIKRVSVRPQKGLGMKTRKRKVFKPEVTSGLPFSPRGFNPDVTPRGSRPSSPRAVSDEEELINVPVVIGVPRLDFSDYEFYVPGEEPDHLAKQDLKADEYEYVNYKDPYVGHQDIKNLNMEEYSKYYLKHTGLNYRMYFIAAEEVEWDYAGSGQRQDRSRQNARNTEFKKVVFRGYTDGLFRTPEIRGEKEEHLGILGPVIKAEYGQSIMVVFKNKASRPFSLHPNGVTYTKWTEGMSYEDDSKPWYRDDNEVPPNGNFTYIWKVPRKPAHQPDEPKCQTWTYYSGVNPEKDIHSGLIGPLLVCPEGTLDTVNNKSEFSLLFMTFDESRSWYYEENIKTIQKKRRRGTPEPILKEHLLFHSINGIMNNLKGLRMYTNQSVHWHLINMGSPKDFQSIHFHGQTFLHTTTTTNRHSVYPLLPGSFATLEMYPSKPGLWLLESEIGFNQQRGMLALFLVLDKDCSHPLGLESGSVKDEQITADKTRGYWEPHLARLNNKGKYNAWSTDQSNSFIQVDFQRPVVISQVATQGAKQLFQSQFVTNYSISYSNDRRRWILYKGDSRYPIKIFPGNQEAYVTETNTFFPPMIARFIRLHPVHWYNMATVRMEYYGCELDGCSLPLGMENGVIEDRRITASSVNSNWYLGSWSPYFARLNKQGAVNAWQAKHRDMKQWLQVELPHVMKITGIITQGAKSLGKEMYVSSYTLKYSDNGIHWHQYTEDEDVPAKIFIGNTDNNEHVKNFIYPPIFSRFIRIIPKTWTGSITLRVELLGCNFE; from the exons ATGAGGCTTCGTGTCCTGACTGGAGATCCTGATCTCCTTGTCACTCTCCTGCTGAGTCTTTTGGCTTTCTCCTCTGTTCACGTGGAAGCAAACCAACAGGAGCTAACCAAGAAAAGACAGTACTACATAGCTGCTGTGGAAATAGACTGGAATTACAGCGGTAATAACACACAAGG GTTCAGTCAGACGTACAAGAAAGTGGTTTTCCGGGAATATGAAAAGGGCTTCACACGGGAGAAGGTTCATGACCCCTCGTTAG GATTGCTCGGACCCACGCTGCGGGCCGAGGAGGGCGAGATTCTTGTGGTCACTTTCCGAAACCTGGCGTCAGAAGCGCACAACCTCCACCCGCACGGCATCGCTTACGGGAAGCAGTCCGAGG GAGCACGCTACTTTGACAACACGTCACTAAAGGAGCAAGAGGACGACGTGGTGAAACCGGGCTGTGAGCATGTTTACCACTGGGAGGTGACGCCCGAGGTCTCGCCCAAACCAGATGACCCTACCTGCCTCACTTACTCCTACATCTCTCACCTGAATTTGGTGGAGGATTTCAACTCGGGCCTCGTTGGCGCTTTGCTAATCTGCAAGAACG GGAGCTTGGATGAGTCAGGGATGCAGGCTGGCACCAAACAGGAGTTGGTTCTGCTCTTTGGGGTCTTTGATGAGCGAGAAAGTATCTACAAGCCAAAGGACGCATCCTTAAACCATGTCCACTTCACCATTAATGGCTACACCAAGGGAGCTCTGCCTG GTTTAAGCCTGTGCGCGTATTCCTCGGCGAACCTTTATCTACTCGCCATGAGCGCCGAGCCCGAGTTGTTTTCTGTGCACGTCAGCGGACAAGTGCTGCAACACATGCGCCACAAAGTTTCATCCCTGGGTCTCATCAGCGGCTCCTCTGCCACGGCCAAGATGGTGCCCATGCACATCGGCCGCTGGATGTTGTCCACTCACGTGCTCAAGCACATCGAAG CTGGCATGCACGCCTTCTTGGACGTGAAGGAGTGCGAGGGCATCAAAGCGCCAAAGCACCAGATGACCTTCAAGCAAAGACGCGAAAGCACAGAGTGGGTCTACTATATCGCCGCTGAGGAGGTCGTCTGGGACTACGCGCCTACCATGCCCGAACACATTGATGA gaGCTACAAGCTTCAGTACTTGCAGCAGTCCCCAACCCGCATTGGCAGGAAGTACAAGAAGGCCGTGTTCACACTGTACAACAAGTCCTTCACAGAACGAATAGAGAACAAGCAGAGGAAAAGTGAGCTTGGGATCTTGGGTCCCGTAATAAGAGCGCAAGTCAGAGATGTCATCAAG ATTGTTTTCAAGAATATGGCCTCCAGGCCTTACAGCATCTATCCACACGGACTGACAATCGAAAAGTCGGACGAGGGTGTCAACTACCCGGAAGGAG GCAACAAGACGCACGCTGTCCAGCCGGGTGAGACATACACATATGTTTGGCAAGTAAAAGAGGAGGACGGGCCACTGAAAGGAGACTCCAGGTGTCTAACGCGGATGTACCACAGTGCTGTGAACACGCCACGTGACATAGCCTCAGGTCTGATCGGACCCCTCCTCATCTGCAAGAGTCAGTCGCTCAATGTCAGGAATGTGCAG GTCAAATCAGACAAAGAGCAACAAGCCATGTTTGCCGTGTTTGACGAAAACAAGAGCTGGTACCTCGACGACAACATTCGGCAATTCTGCGATCGATCCCGAGTCGACAAGGCAGACGCAGACTTTTACAATTCCAATGTCATGCACA CCATCAATGGCTACGTGTACGAGAGCGGACCACTCTTGGGCTTCTGCAACGGTGAAGTGGCAACGTGGCACGTGTCCAGCGTCGGCTCGCAGGACTACATTCAGACGGCGACCGTGTACGGCCACCCATTCGAACTGAACAACCGTATGGAAGACATCCTCAGCCTCTACCCCATGACCGGCGAGACCATTACCATGAGGATGGAAAACCCCG GCGTTTGGCTCCTGGCGTCATTGAATTCCCACGAGACAAGCAAAGGAATGCACTTGAAGTTCCAGGACGTCGAGTGCTTCCGCGACCACCATTACGAGTACAGTGATTATGACGAGCTGGATAAAAATCAGTTTAATATTTTGAATCTCCCGTCGAAGAACGAAATCTTAAATAAGAAGGCGGAAGAACTGAAGCCGAAAGATCCTACTACGCCTAGTACGACGGTGACTGATGAACTCACAGAGATGTTCGCCGCCGAATTAGGCCTCAGGTCACTGAAAAATCAAGCTCCCGCGGACAGCGTGGAGAAGCTGGACTTGTCATTCCTTGACTATGACGCTGTTGACGTGTCAGATAAAAAAGCAACAATAAGGACCAAGAGCTCAATATACAGTAGCCCAAGCATACCTGGAGATGAAGGACCAAACAGCAGTGTTTCCGGGTTGCCTTCACGTTTTAACGGCAGCCTTTCCAAAACAAATGAAACGAAACTTAATAACACAACAGCATCTTCAAAGTTTGGGAACAAATCAATCGGGGCTATCAATCAGACCGAAACAGCACTGTCCAAAGTCGCAGAGAACTCCCATCTGGACCGGTCGAACAGGACGTTGAACAAGCctcaattttcaaatgtatcgtcGACTGCTGGAAACCTCATCTCAGACGATTTCAACGTTTCAGAAAGCAGTAAGGAAGTGTTTATATTCCTCAAAAATAACCACACAGAGATGATCAAAACCACCTCTGTGAAAACCGACGTCCATAACTGGACTTACGACGGAACTCACGAAAAGGTACCGGCGGAGATTCCCGACCATATGGCTAAATACTTCAAGAAGGAGACCCCGAAACCCAAAAAGATAACCAAGATCAAGAGAGTGAGCGTTCGACCGCAGAAGGGCCTAGGCATGAAAACCAGGAAGAGGAAGGTATTCAAGCCGGAAGTGACGAGCGGTTTACCCTTCTCTCCGCGTGGATTCAACCCTGACGTGACCCCGAGGGGGTCGCGCCCTTCTTCGCCACGAGCCGTCTCGGATGAGGAGGAGCTTATTAACGTTCCCGTGGTCATCGGGGTACCTCGGCTTGATTTCAGCGACTACGAGTTTTACGTTCCGGGGGAAGAGCCTGATCATTTAGCCAAGCAGGATTTGAAAGCAGACGAATATGAGTATGTGAACTACAAAGATCCCTACGTCGGTCATCAAGACATCAAGAACTTAAACATGGAGGAGTATAGTAAATACTACTTGAAGcacacagggctaaattacaggATGTACTTCATTGCCGCGGAGGAAGTGGAGTGGGACTACGCTGGCAGTGGACAAAG GCAGGACCGATCACGGCAAAACGCTCGCAATACCGAGTTCAAGAAGGTGGTCTTCCGCGGTTACACGGACGGGCTCTTCAGAACTCCTGAAATCCGGGGTGAAAAGGAAGAGCATCTCGGTATCTTGGGGCCCGTCATCAAGGCGGAATATGGACAAAGCATCATG GTCGTTTTCAAAAACAAAGCCAGTCGTCCGTTCTCCTTACACCCAAATGGGGTGACCTACACAAAATGGACTGAAGGTATGTCTTACGAGGACGACTCCAAGCCCTGGTACAGAGATGATAACGAGGTTCCGCCCAATGGCAACTTCACATACATCTGGAAGGTCCCCCGAAAGCCTGCGCACCAGCCAGATGAACCTAAGTGTCAGACTTGGACTTATTATTCTGGTGTTAACCCC GAAAAGGACATCCACTCTGGCTTGATCGGTCCTTTACTGGTGTGTCCCGAGGGCACTTTAGATACCGTGAATAACAAAAGTGAGTTCTCGCTACTCTTCATGACTTTTGACGAGTCCAGGAGTTGGTACTATGAGGAAAACATCAAGACcatacagaagaaaagaaggagggGAACTCCGGAGCCTATCCTCAAAGAGCACCTCCTGTTCCATT CCATCAATGGAATCATGAATAACCTCAAGGGTCTACGGATGTACACTAACCAGTCCGTCCACTGGCACTTGATCAACATGGGCTCTCCCAAAGACTTCCAGAGCATCCATTTCCATGGGCAGACATTCCTCCACACGACCACGACCACCAACAGACATTCAGTCTATCCACTCCTTCCTG GAAGTTTCGCTACCCTGGAGATGTATCCATCCAAGCCTGGACTATGGCTACTGGAATCAGAAATTGGTTTCAACCAGCAGCGTGGCATGCTGGCACTCTTCTTAGTCCTGGATAAAG ACTGCTCCCACCCCCTGGGCTTGGAATCGGGCAGCGTGAAAGATGAGCAAATCACAGCCGACAAGACTCGAG GATACTGGGAGCCACATCTCGCCAGGCTGAACAATAAAGGCAAATACAACGCGTGGAGCACGGATCAGAGCAACAGCTTTATTCAG GTGGACTTCCAGCGTCCTGTGGTGATCAGCCAGGTGGCCACACAAGGAGCCAAGCAGCTTTTCCAATCCCAATTTGTCACCAATTACTCCATATCGTACAGCAATGACCGCAGGAGATGGATTCTCTACAAGGGAGACAGCAGATACCCAATAAAG ATTTTTCCTGGGAACCAGGAAGCCTACGTGACAGAAACAAACACCTTCTTCCCACCGATGATTGCACGGTTCATTCGGCTCCACCCTGTGCACTGGTACAACATGGCCACCGTACGCATGGAGTATTACGGCTGTGAGCTCGACG GCTGCTCATTACCTCTAGGGATGGAGAACGGAGTGATCGAGGATCGCCGCATCACGGCCAGCTCCGTCAACTCCAACTGGTATTTAGGATCCTGGAGTCCCTACTTTGCTCGCCTTAACAAGCAAGGAGCCGTCAACGCGTGGCAAGCAAAG CATAGAGACATGAAGCAGTGGCTTCAGGTGGAGCTGCCGCACGTCATGAAGATCACAGGTATCATCACTCAAGGAGCTAAGTCTCTAGGGAAAGAGATGTACGTGTCCTCGTACACGCTTAAGTACAGTGATAATGGAATCCACTGGCACCAGTACACTGAGGATGAGGACGTACCAGCCAAG